The Streptomyces sp. A2-16 sequence GCTCGGTGAGGTCGACGTCGTCTTCCCCGTCCTGCACGGCCCCTACGGCGAGGACGGTACCCTTCAGGGCCTCCTGGAGCTCTCCGGCGTCCCGTACGTCGGCTCGGGCGTGCTCGCCTCGGCCGTCGGCCAGGACAAGGAGTACATGAAGCGGGTGTTCACCTCCTTCGGGCTCAAGGTGGGCCCGTACGTGGTGATCAGGCCGCGCGAGTGGGAGCGGGACGAGTCCGCGGCCCGCAAGAAGATCGTCGACTTCGCCGGTGAGCACGGCTGGCCGCTCTTCGTGAAGCCCGCGCGCGCGGGCTCGTCGATCGGCATCACCAAGGTCGACGACCTCTCCGGGCTCGACGAGGCGATCGCCGAGGCGCAGAGCCACGACCCGAAGATCCTCGTGGAGGCGGCCCTGCGGGGCCGTGAGATCGAGTGCGGTGTCCTGGAGTTCGAGGACGGCCCGCGCGCGTCGGTCCCGGCCGAGATCCCCCCGCCGCAGGAGCACGCCTACTACGACTTCGAGGCGAAGTACATCGACTCGACCCCGGGCATCGTGCCGGCGCCCCTCACGGCCGAGGAGACGGCCGAGGTGCAGCGGCTCGCGGTCGACGCCTTCGAGGCGGCCTCCTGCGAGGGCCTGGTCCGCGCGGACTTCTTCCTCACCGAGGACGGCGAGTTCGTGATCAACGAGATCAACACGCTCCCGGGCTTCACGCCGATCTCGATGTATCCGCAGATGTGGGAGAAGAGCGGGGTGGCCTACCCGGAGCTGGTGGACAGGCTGATCCAGGCGGCCCTGCGCAGGTCGACGGGGCTTCGG is a genomic window containing:
- a CDS encoding D-alanine--D-alanine ligase family protein; this encodes MSTENLPQSPEQPPRKPRVAVVFGGRSSEHGISVVTAGAVLRAIDRTKYDVLPIGITRDGRWALTADEPERMAITERRTPSVEELAESHEGGVVLPVDPANREVVYSEPGSVPKALGEVDVVFPVLHGPYGEDGTLQGLLELSGVPYVGSGVLASAVGQDKEYMKRVFTSFGLKVGPYVVIRPREWERDESAARKKIVDFAGEHGWPLFVKPARAGSSIGITKVDDLSGLDEAIAEAQSHDPKILVEAALRGREIECGVLEFEDGPRASVPAEIPPPQEHAYYDFEAKYIDSTPGIVPAPLTAEETAEVQRLAVDAFEAASCEGLVRADFFLTEDGEFVINEINTLPGFTPISMYPQMWEKSGVAYPELVDRLIQAALRRSTGLR